A genomic stretch from Candidatus Thiothrix anitrata includes:
- a CDS encoding DNA phosphorothioation-associated putative methyltransferase: MPFPTLAYSWIIDLPSQSIKKRHYITPHLPILHRKELLLPPDHPDIPKFAALTKQLEDAGLFKDSCKIGYKKQWEERLCNAGYKVVDHTLVKLDGSEIAPPETTEKTSNVERHRTALTRYALSKPMQLLAKHDFLEGKHTIFDYGCGKGSDVDILRQNNLTANGWDPHFCPDNAKHSADIVNLGFVINVIEDKTERMEAVLGAYQLCTQFLCAAVMLGEQSPERGRLFRDGVLTSRNTFQRYYSQEEFREYLRHILDEDPVAVGPGVFFVFKDKDAEQAFLERRYRNRATANRLISQLPKVPKAPKAERAARLTKADKERAFYEQHATLLDALWLRWLELGRPPQDDEFPDLAASKDLFGTAQRALKFLQRFHGDELLKLAFDSRRDDLTVYFAMRRFDQQRIYRHLPESLKRDVKAFFQNYQHAKPTANACYSQRATPRCCAKCANKPPRKAMAISMKKARSPSTPRKSWHCRRFCGSTSVAPPSFSVT; the protein is encoded by the coding sequence ATGCCGTTTCCAACTCTAGCATATAGCTGGATAATAGATTTACCCTCGCAATCTATTAAAAAACGTCACTATATAACCCCTCACCTGCCCATCCTCCACCGCAAAGAACTCCTTCTCCCCCCTGATCACCCCGACATTCCCAAATTCGCCGCGCTTACCAAGCAACTCGAAGATGCCGGACTTTTCAAAGACTCCTGCAAAATCGGCTATAAAAAGCAATGGGAAGAACGCCTCTGTAACGCAGGCTATAAAGTCGTCGATCACACGCTGGTTAAACTCGATGGAAGTGAAATAGCACCACCCGAAACCACAGAAAAGACTTCTAACGTCGAACGCCACCGCACCGCGTTAACCCGCTACGCCCTCTCCAAACCCATGCAACTCCTCGCCAAGCATGACTTTCTGGAAGGCAAACACACGATTTTCGACTACGGTTGTGGCAAAGGTAGCGACGTAGACATCCTGCGCCAAAACAACCTCACCGCCAACGGCTGGGATCCGCATTTCTGCCCCGACAACGCCAAACACAGTGCCGATATTGTCAACCTCGGTTTCGTCATCAACGTGATCGAAGACAAAACCGAACGTATGGAAGCCGTGTTAGGCGCATACCAACTTTGCACCCAATTCCTGTGCGCGGCGGTCATGCTCGGCGAACAATCCCCCGAACGTGGGCGTTTGTTCCGTGATGGCGTACTCACCAGCCGCAACACCTTCCAACGCTATTACTCCCAAGAAGAATTCCGCGAATACCTGCGCCACATACTCGATGAAGACCCAGTAGCCGTCGGCCCCGGCGTGTTTTTCGTATTCAAAGACAAAGACGCAGAACAAGCATTTCTGGAACGCCGCTACCGCAACCGCGCTACCGCCAACCGCCTGATCAGCCAATTACCCAAAGTGCCAAAAGCCCCCAAAGCCGAACGCGCCGCCCGCCTCACCAAAGCCGACAAAGAACGCGCCTTCTACGAACAACACGCAACCTTATTGGATGCACTCTGGCTACGCTGGCTAGAACTGGGCAGACCACCCCAAGACGACGAATTCCCCGACCTTGCCGCCAGCAAAGACCTATTCGGCACAGCGCAACGCGCCCTGAAATTCCTGCAACGCTTCCACGGTGATGAACTGCTGAAACTCGCCTTCGACAGCCGCCGCGATGACCTGACCGTTTACTTCGCGATGCGCCGTTTCGACCAACAACGCATCTACCGCCATTTGCCGGAAAGCCTCAAGCGCGATGTCAAAGCTTTCTTCCAAAACTACCAACACGCCAAACCGACGGCGAACGCCTGTTATTCTCAGCGGGCAACCCCGCGTTGCTGCGCCAAATGTGCCAACAAGCCGCCGCGCAAGGCTATGGCTATCTCGATGAAGAAGGCGCGTTCACCTTCCACACCGCGCAAGTCGTGGCATTGCCGCCGATTCTGCGGGTCTACATCGGTTGCGCCACCTTCGTTTTCGGTGACGTGA
- a CDS encoding AAA family ATPase: protein MQIKQFSPLFLTVDRIGPFQERLEEFDFTDVNEEPCNVFLFASKNGRGKTTLLELMVAMMNMLGKTKLESFGFEPLDYGKGRAQWDILVRTQRDGVDKVWVLSLIAGFIGNTFLKTWDEKELDRVGAKEWHRFGFRRTDVGRIEMLTTDPWDGLIPWMAEFNSLLKQAQTKDNTETEPHGFEDASLTYPTLLYFSAYRNIPKPANIDQRSIDRPNNWGYKPTHTFSTEGQLWDQSLDNLLVWLKWLDEERFKEALSIINQRVFGESNKKITDVNKRTLLADVTVDGQSQAHRLDQMSSGEKSLLQIFLRLGIHMTGNTIVFIDEIETHLHTTWRFQLMFELMKMAQKHYPGFTLFVTTHTQEVMKAFAPQLTEKNLVKGAYILETAEEEAKAQRIMQEMREQLSAES from the coding sequence ATGCAGATCAAACAGTTCTCACCACTCTTCCTAACAGTTGACCGTATTGGCCCGTTTCAGGAACGCTTGGAGGAGTTCGATTTCACTGATGTGAACGAAGAACCCTGTAATGTTTTCCTGTTTGCCTCCAAAAACGGACGTGGCAAGACCACCTTGCTGGAGCTGATGGTTGCCATGATGAACATGCTGGGTAAGACTAAACTGGAAAGTTTTGGGTTCGAGCCGTTGGACTACGGCAAAGGACGTGCACAATGGGATATTCTCGTTCGCACCCAGCGTGATGGTGTTGACAAAGTGTGGGTGCTGTCACTGATCGCCGGTTTTATTGGCAACACTTTCCTGAAAACGTGGGATGAGAAAGAGCTTGACCGCGTTGGTGCGAAAGAATGGCATCGGTTTGGTTTTCGTCGAACGGATGTAGGTCGGATTGAAATGCTGACCACTGATCCTTGGGATGGCCTGATACCTTGGATGGCTGAGTTTAATTCGTTGCTAAAACAGGCACAGACAAAAGATAATACAGAAACAGAACCTCATGGTTTTGAAGATGCTTCACTCACTTATCCGACACTGCTTTACTTCTCGGCATACCGAAATATTCCCAAGCCCGCGAATATTGACCAACGTAGTATTGATCGCCCTAACAATTGGGGATACAAACCAACTCATACCTTTTCTACAGAAGGGCAGTTGTGGGATCAGTCATTAGATAATCTATTGGTTTGGTTGAAATGGTTGGACGAAGAACGCTTCAAAGAAGCCTTATCAATCATTAATCAACGAGTATTTGGTGAGTCCAACAAGAAAATTACTGATGTCAACAAACGTACCTTGTTGGCTGACGTTACTGTAGATGGGCAATCACAAGCTCATCGTCTTGATCAGATGAGCAGTGGAGAGAAGAGCCTTCTGCAAATATTCTTGCGTCTTGGCATTCATATGACAGGTAACACTATTGTTTTCATTGATGAAATAGAAACTCATCTGCATACAACCTGGCGTTTCCAGCTTATGTTCGAGCTGATGAAAATGGCACAGAAGCATTATCCCGGCTTCACTTTGTTTGTTACTACGCATACTCAGGAAGTTATGAAGGCATTTGCCCCACAATTGACAGAAAAGAATCTGGTGAAAGGTGCGTATATCCTTGAAACCGCCGAAGAAGAAGCTAAAGCACAACGAATCATGCAGGAAATGAGGGAGCAACTCAGTGCAGAGTCTTAA
- a CDS encoding FtsK/SpoIIIE domain-containing protein produces the protein MAKVNTSLNDERTIELIQRKGLLAGRYKWQILRLALARSLKMTTPPGEHYDFGTSDGKEYSLEQVCGEGKPDDENFTDLYRLLISNYHQQDLFADEEMFIRLLQRHIRRGLDEFRTSWRESHDFHEYLYQSLFSNLNTAKQQDRNAAPLPLLEMLEEIGVRGHIKETIDGSRLTRFMLHLPDANDLSKLKRNLDTLAFSLGLQEQGIFTHETNQPKVIGLDVPRPASSWHSQGFHEQSRWIEQGKSTTFLLPVYPGVDVLGKPYSFDLAKAPHLLVAGTTGSGKSVLLHALIASLVQSCTPAQLQIYLIDPKRVEFTAYKQLAHLAPEGLVTDAPAALKLLKELAGEMERREQVLADAGVRDLEEGLTKQVIQLPFIVVFVEELSALLMESQDTETYLVRLAQKARATGIHLVLATQRPDADTFSGLLRSNVPSRIALTVRTAAESRIILDETGAEKLTGRGDMLIRLVGGNVLRLHGVNINADDIAQLVKMTRK, from the coding sequence ATGGCTAAAGTAAATACAAGTCTTAATGATGAGAGAACCATTGAGCTTATTCAACGCAAAGGTTTGTTGGCAGGTCGGTATAAATGGCAAATTTTGCGCTTGGCATTGGCACGCTCTCTGAAAATGACCACGCCACCGGGCGAACACTATGACTTTGGAACTAGTGACGGCAAAGAATACTCACTGGAGCAAGTCTGTGGAGAAGGCAAGCCTGATGATGAAAATTTTACTGATCTCTATCGTCTGTTAATAAGCAACTACCATCAACAAGATTTGTTTGCTGATGAGGAAATGTTTATCCGTTTGTTACAACGTCATATCCGGCGCGGTTTAGATGAGTTTCGCACGAGTTGGCGAGAGTCACACGATTTCCATGAGTACCTGTATCAATCCTTATTCAGCAACCTTAATACAGCAAAACAGCAGGATAGAAATGCTGCCCCACTACCCTTACTGGAAATGCTAGAAGAAATAGGTGTTCGTGGACATATCAAGGAAACCATAGATGGATCTCGTTTAACCCGTTTTATGCTGCATCTGCCTGATGCCAATGACCTTAGCAAATTGAAGCGGAATCTGGATACATTGGCATTTTCTTTAGGCTTGCAAGAACAAGGAATTTTCACCCACGAAACCAACCAACCTAAAGTGATCGGACTGGATGTACCACGTCCTGCCTCATCTTGGCATTCCCAAGGATTCCATGAACAAAGCCGTTGGATAGAACAAGGGAAAAGTACAACGTTCTTGCTGCCTGTTTATCCCGGTGTGGATGTCTTAGGTAAACCGTACAGTTTTGATCTGGCAAAAGCACCGCATCTGTTAGTTGCAGGCACAACAGGCAGCGGAAAAAGTGTCCTGTTGCACGCTCTCATTGCTTCACTTGTACAAAGTTGCACGCCTGCGCAACTTCAAATTTATTTGATTGACCCCAAAAGAGTTGAGTTTACGGCGTATAAGCAGTTAGCCCATCTTGCTCCTGAAGGTTTAGTGACAGATGCACCAGCCGCATTAAAGCTACTCAAAGAACTAGCGGGTGAAATGGAGCGTCGGGAACAAGTATTAGCCGATGCAGGCGTGCGGGATTTGGAAGAGGGCTTAACCAAGCAAGTCATCCAGCTTCCTTTTATTGTTGTATTTGTTGAAGAATTATCCGCTCTGTTGATGGAATCACAAGACACGGAAACCTATTTGGTACGGCTTGCGCAAAAAGCCCGCGCAACGGGTATTCACCTCGTGTTGGCTACACAACGCCCTGATGCTGACACCTTCAGTGGCTTGCTACGCAGCAATGTTCCCAGCCGTATTGCTCTGACTGTCCGTACTGCTGCTGAATCACGCATCATTCTGGACGAAACAGGTGCGGAAAAGCTCACTGGTCGTGGTGATATGTTAATTCGTTTGGTTGGGGGCAATGTTCTGAGGCTGCATGGTGTTAATATTAATGCTGACGATATTGCCCAACTAGTCAAAATGACAAGGAAATAG